The proteins below are encoded in one region of Spartobacteria bacterium:
- a CDS encoding Hsp20/alpha crystallin family protein, with amino-acid sequence MRRYNYGREDRFWEEFQNLQSQMNRIFSTSNGATMQFPPVNVWADSEKCELEAELPGVKVDDLSIEVKGPYLTIEGQRNAPDIDDEQSVIHRQERIFGRFIRSITLPFDIEPNAVSAEMKNGVLHIDLPRAEASKPQKILIKAHE; translated from the coding sequence ATGAGAAGATACAACTATGGAAGAGAAGACCGGTTCTGGGAAGAATTTCAGAATCTGCAAAGTCAGATGAACCGCATTTTTTCCACCTCAAATGGTGCAACGATGCAGTTCCCTCCGGTAAATGTATGGGCCGACAGTGAAAAATGCGAATTAGAAGCAGAATTGCCGGGGGTTAAGGTGGATGACTTGTCCATCGAAGTAAAAGGTCCGTATCTGACGATCGAAGGCCAGCGCAACGCGCCGGACATTGACGACGAGCAGTCGGTGATTCATCGTCAGGAACGTATCTTTGGACGGTTTATCCGTTCGATCACGCTTCCCTTCGACATTGAACCCAATGCAGTCAGCGCGGAAATGAAAAACGGGGTACTGCACATTGATCTGCCACGTGCAGAAGCCAGCAAGCCCCAGAAAATTCTTATTAAAGCCCACGAATAG
- a CDS encoding Hsp20/alpha crystallin family protein, giving the protein MQNNENTAVAEPTQSQPVFTPATDIIKTKEGFTVISDVPGVTLENVDIELENRELTITAVQDKSKHDNTQCIRQDYGVGMYRRAFSIPAEINRDGIKATLIDGVLTITLPLAEAVKPRSIPITAS; this is encoded by the coding sequence ATGCAAAACAATGAAAACACAGCAGTAGCCGAGCCGACGCAGAGCCAGCCTGTTTTTACGCCGGCCACGGATATCATCAAAACCAAAGAGGGGTTTACTGTAATCAGCGATGTCCCCGGTGTCACCTTGGAAAACGTGGATATCGAGCTGGAAAACCGTGAATTAACCATCACGGCAGTACAGGATAAATCCAAACACGATAATACCCAATGTATCCGTCAGGATTATGGTGTCGGCATGTACAGGAGAGCCTTCAGCATTCCGGCTGAAATCAATCGGGACGGGATTAAAGCCACACTGATTGACGGTGTGCTGACCATCACCCTGCCTCTGGCAGAAGCCGTGAAACCACGCAGCATTCCGATTACCGCATCATAG
- the hisC gene encoding histidinol-phosphate transaminase, translated as MTSHYIRKNVQDMQGYVPGEQPRSRSVIKLNTNENPYPPSSHIDAALKSIDLQLLARYPDPVCSELRQILADVYHVSANQVFCGNGSDEVLALTIRSFVEEQGSIGYFDPSYSLYPVLADIAGVKKHPLPLTPDFDWDFPEKCSDDLFFFTNPNAPTSVQCTPDRVRAFCRSCSGVVLIDEAYVDFAPAHCMALVNEFDHVLVARTLSKSYSLANIRMGILVGPEPLIDAMYKIKDSYNINGLTQRVAAAALRDQSHMTANVRRILSTRTRVTDALQKKGWTVMPSATNFLWARPPVSAAELYNLLRKNDIFVRYFPGEKTGDWLRISMGTDAQMDQLLQIISTAEGASHD; from the coding sequence ATGACATCTCACTATATTCGCAAAAATGTGCAGGATATGCAGGGTTATGTTCCCGGGGAACAACCCAGATCCCGCTCCGTGATTAAACTCAACACCAATGAAAATCCTTACCCGCCTTCCTCGCATATCGATGCGGCACTGAAATCTATCGATTTGCAGTTATTGGCTCGCTATCCCGATCCTGTGTGCAGTGAACTGCGTCAGATTTTGGCCGATGTATATCATGTGTCGGCAAATCAGGTGTTTTGCGGCAACGGATCTGACGAGGTTCTGGCACTGACGATTCGGTCGTTTGTGGAGGAGCAGGGGTCTATAGGATATTTTGATCCATCCTATTCCCTTTATCCGGTTCTCGCCGATATTGCGGGAGTGAAAAAGCATCCGTTACCGCTGACCCCTGATTTTGACTGGGATTTTCCCGAAAAGTGCTCCGACGATTTGTTTTTCTTTACCAATCCCAATGCTCCTACGTCGGTGCAATGTACGCCCGACCGGGTGCGTGCATTTTGCCGTAGCTGTAGCGGGGTGGTGCTGATCGATGAAGCCTATGTCGATTTTGCGCCGGCGCACTGTATGGCACTGGTCAATGAATTCGATCATGTGCTGGTGGCCCGTACCCTGTCGAAATCCTATTCGCTGGCAAATATCCGTATGGGCATTCTGGTTGGCCCGGAACCGCTGATTGACGCAATGTATAAGATCAAGGATTCCTATAATATCAATGGTCTGACCCAGCGTGTGGCCGCCGCCGCGCTGCGTGATCAGTCCCACATGACGGCGAATGTGCGGCGTATTTTGTCCACCCGCACCCGTGTTACTGATGCCTTGCAGAAAAAGGGGTGGACGGTTATGCCGTCGGCTACCAATTTCCTGTGGGCTCGTCCCCCTGTCTCTGCCGCAGAACTGTATAACCTGCTGCGGAAAAACGATATTTTTGTACGCTATTTTCCCGGAGAGAAAACAGGTGATTGGCTGCGCATCAGCATGGGAACCGATGCTCAGATGGATCAGTTGCTGCAAATCATTTCAACCGCCGAAGGAGCGTCCCATGACTAA
- a CDS encoding choice-of-anchor D domain-containing protein, whose product MTPPATNQSSFFLSMTTIIRSTWLFSVCALLCAMPTVTAAVEPPMFTATFTNHAVVLSSPNQESYAPHLNFPAEQPVQTTGPADITNATQVYVQFLSNSLGSTNLSDATAQTAFHLAGTGQAAIPGIVDAPANPNTNNLFYSALGNLEDNQVWLMINLTPGTNTAMVTNTVRIIAVNGNINQSTNWAETNLTLVVRPSQALPPYLEVRFYNSSTNDDSDVFILPTCKGLSGNGFWWVKDGVTNNWTNWITTTTNMTVALADIGVSGSNTQNKPYYAILTTHFPNAAWFVSYGGGHLMAPTNSSGKWNGRTDGAGSAIAQPTAANTDGLWFGYEWNAFELTLDGNPEDVGDTTYINQFSIPMAMRVYSNSYTDAEAGIYTNKDSSQYYQMGGWTNFNASQFSNFVAQMKNAFPNGIITNAAGTPVMIPGPSAAQNGTVAIPWTPPPFTNDTHNIWPTFATYFDAVKQSQTSRSRKANIKDYIGLAGGTNTFFFYYDFDLTVTDAKALRLEGSMMVTNAPGSAIYYTTNSNLVMQIAADAGPSDNWASWSIYTAPTPANLSVVHDLYDLASGTKAGQFTNLTTYSPYAANALGGTAITLTGSNFTGTVQVAFCGVNNTLIPSPYFTVSSDTNLTVYVPYGAASGPIVVTTESGSGMSSQNISINGTTLQSGPTLTPTASSPVITAIAPTNGIPAEAICTISGDWLEIATQTQTGSTNGDNSVAGLYNSPFGSAVMGRIAGDLAAGFALGFINSDTVNGAYAIDGTNTLYGDSPSGSWWGGNQYPASSTNELAFDQVNTQYSLWGKIIHDATAVTYGHPIYDRMQVYSGRDQRMVIQPHLALNYDPNIWMTEVEFYDGMSSIGFAAPATPHIDILGTNHAAIDNGEVASPAKGTAFGHVDLNTAVTNIFSITNAGSTTLTLSLVTTGGTHAAFFAATGIPSEIPQGTVHPFSIAFMPATTGDFSAMLTVISDATNSPYSINLSGSGVSRQLATVTISQTNQIYNGTARSVTVTTVPTGLTFTTTYAGLAWAPTNVGTYAVTTTVDEAAYTGLASSLLTISKADQTITFPPPGHQIATNQLGLQVSALSGLAVTCSVISGNAIVSGYTNVQFTGSGNVELQAGQSGDANWNAAPYVMTTVTVSKADQTIAFPAIASQKQTSTLTLSASASSGLAVSFALNYGPALISGNSMTFSSTGTVSVAASQAGDDIYNPADDVVRTFNVYEYLRRGSAWMILLLDK is encoded by the coding sequence ATGACACCACCAGCAACCAATCAGTCCAGTTTCTTTCTATCAATGACGACGATTATCCGAAGCACATGGCTATTCAGTGTCTGTGCCCTGTTATGCGCCATGCCAACCGTTACTGCGGCGGTGGAGCCCCCCATGTTTACTGCCACATTCACCAACCATGCGGTGGTGCTGAGCAGTCCCAATCAGGAATCTTATGCACCCCACCTGAACTTTCCCGCAGAACAACCGGTGCAGACAACCGGTCCGGCAGACATCACCAATGCCACACAAGTCTACGTTCAGTTTCTCTCTAACAGTCTTGGCAGTACCAATCTCAGCGATGCCACAGCACAGACCGCATTTCATTTGGCAGGCACCGGACAGGCTGCCATCCCGGGCATAGTTGATGCACCAGCAAACCCCAACACAAACAATCTCTTCTATTCGGCACTGGGGAACCTTGAGGATAATCAGGTCTGGCTGATGATCAATCTCACGCCCGGAACCAATACGGCGATGGTGACCAACACCGTGCGCATCATCGCAGTGAATGGAAATATCAACCAGTCTACTAACTGGGCCGAGACCAATTTGACCCTGGTTGTTCGTCCATCGCAGGCTCTTCCCCCTTATCTGGAAGTACGTTTCTACAACAGCAGCACCAATGATGACAGTGATGTATTCATTCTGCCAACATGCAAAGGACTCTCCGGCAATGGCTTCTGGTGGGTCAAAGACGGCGTCACCAATAACTGGACGAACTGGATCACCACGACGACCAACATGACCGTGGCTCTAGCCGATATCGGCGTGTCGGGATCCAACACCCAAAACAAGCCCTATTACGCCATCTTAACGACCCATTTCCCCAATGCCGCCTGGTTTGTCAGTTATGGCGGCGGGCATCTGATGGCGCCCACCAACAGCAGCGGAAAATGGAATGGACGAACCGACGGAGCTGGATCAGCCATTGCCCAGCCAACGGCGGCCAATACCGACGGACTGTGGTTTGGGTACGAATGGAATGCCTTTGAATTGACACTGGACGGCAATCCCGAAGACGTGGGTGACACCACCTATATTAATCAGTTTTCCATACCCATGGCCATGCGTGTCTATTCCAACAGTTATACCGATGCCGAAGCAGGCATCTATACCAATAAAGATTCCAGTCAGTATTATCAAATGGGCGGCTGGACGAATTTCAATGCGAGTCAGTTCAGCAACTTCGTCGCACAAATGAAAAATGCCTTTCCCAACGGCATCATTACCAATGCTGCGGGAACCCCCGTGATGATACCCGGGCCCAGTGCAGCCCAAAACGGTACGGTGGCCATTCCCTGGACGCCGCCTCCTTTCACCAACGATACACACAATATCTGGCCCACCTTTGCCACCTATTTCGATGCGGTAAAACAGTCACAAACATCAAGATCAAGAAAAGCAAATATAAAGGACTATATCGGACTGGCCGGCGGCACCAATACCTTCTTTTTCTACTACGATTTTGACCTCACGGTAACCGATGCGAAAGCACTCCGACTGGAAGGCAGCATGATGGTCACCAATGCACCTGGATCAGCCATTTATTACACCACCAACTCAAACCTGGTCATGCAAATTGCGGCTGATGCAGGGCCAAGCGACAACTGGGCCAGCTGGAGCATCTATACCGCTCCCACCCCTGCCAATCTGTCGGTGGTTCATGATCTCTACGATCTCGCCAGCGGCACAAAAGCCGGTCAGTTCACCAATCTCACGACCTACTCCCCCTATGCAGCGAATGCCCTCGGAGGCACCGCCATCACCCTCACGGGTTCAAACTTCACGGGTACGGTGCAGGTGGCCTTCTGTGGAGTGAACAACACCCTCATTCCGTCACCTTATTTCACGGTCTCCAGCGATACGAATCTTACGGTTTACGTCCCTTATGGAGCGGCGTCGGGTCCCATTGTGGTAACGACGGAAAGTGGCAGCGGCATGAGCAGTCAGAATATATCCATCAATGGAACAACACTGCAGTCGGGCCCGACTTTGACGCCGACTGCTTCGTCGCCAGTCATCACGGCAATCGCCCCCACCAACGGAATCCCCGCCGAAGCGATCTGCACGATCAGCGGCGACTGGCTGGAGATCGCTACGCAAACGCAGACCGGCTCCACCAACGGCGATAACTCCGTAGCCGGATTATACAACAGCCCCTTCGGTTCCGCCGTGATGGGCCGTATTGCAGGCGATTTAGCCGCCGGTTTTGCCCTCGGATTTATTAACAGCGACACCGTCAATGGTGCCTATGCCATCGACGGAACCAATACCCTGTACGGCGACAGCCCCAGCGGATCCTGGTGGGGAGGGAATCAATATCCCGCCTCCAGCACCAACGAACTCGCCTTCGATCAAGTCAACACGCAGTACAGCCTATGGGGCAAGATCATACATGACGCCACCGCCGTCACCTATGGGCATCCCATTTACGACCGGATGCAGGTCTATAGCGGACGCGACCAGCGCATGGTGATTCAGCCACATCTCGCACTGAATTATGATCCCAATATATGGATGACAGAGGTGGAATTTTACGACGGAATGAGCAGTATCGGCTTTGCCGCACCTGCCACGCCGCACATAGACATACTTGGAACAAACCATGCCGCCATCGACAACGGCGAAGTCGCCAGCCCGGCCAAAGGAACCGCCTTCGGGCATGTGGATTTGAACACCGCAGTGACCAACATATTCAGCATTACCAATGCAGGATCGACTACACTGACCCTATCCTTGGTAACAACTGGCGGGACGCACGCGGCATTCTTCGCAGCCACGGGAATTCCCAGTGAGATACCCCAGGGAACGGTTCACCCCTTTTCTATCGCATTTATGCCTGCGACAACGGGAGACTTTAGTGCGATGCTGACTGTTATCAGCGATGCAACCAATTCCCCTTATAGTATCAATCTGTCCGGCTCCGGTGTAAGCAGACAGCTTGCGACCGTCACCATCAGTCAAACCAACCAGATCTATAATGGAACCGCTCGATCGGTAACAGTGACCACGGTTCCCACAGGGCTGACCTTCACCACCACCTATGCGGGACTGGCATGGGCACCAACCAATGTAGGCACCTATGCCGTGACAACCACGGTAGATGAAGCAGCATACACCGGATTGGCCAGCAGTCTGTTGACCATATCCAAAGCCGATCAAACCATTACTTTTCCCCCTCCCGGCCATCAAATTGCGACCAATCAGCTGGGATTGCAAGTCAGTGCTCTGTCCGGTCTGGCGGTGACCTGTTCGGTGATCAGCGGGAATGCGATCGTTTCCGGATACACCAATGTACAATTCACCGGCAGTGGCAACGTGGAACTCCAAGCTGGTCAATCGGGCGATGCGAATTGGAACGCCGCGCCCTACGTCATGACAACGGTCACCGTCAGCAAGGCCGATCAAACCATTGCATTCCCCGCCATTGCGTCTCAGAAACAAACCAGCACACTGACCCTGTCGGCCTCTGCCAGTTCAGGACTGGCCGTATCCTTTGCCCTGAATTATGGCCCGGCGTTGATTTCCGGCAACTCCATGACGTTCTCCTCCACGGGAACCGTGTCCGTGGCAGCGTCTCAAGCCGGGGACGACATATACAACCCTGCCGACGATGTGGTTCGGACATTCAATGTCTACGAATATCTCAGACGCGGTTCCGCATGGATGATTCTCCTGCTGGATAAATAA
- a CDS encoding glycosyltransferase family 1 protein has protein sequence MRQLCDEWVMPSGAAEQSAQPIDLLFFNGYIAAMNSENETSTYVSRSNGKSDAASVPDILLFQDSSQYDVLAGFSQSLGLGLAALGASVHYLDFRTTPPPRIYETILRIKPRYIVAFNAIGYDLEWQGQSLYDQCGITFVAWLVDHPMYHVPRLVRPVRHRRIVCVDPSHLRFIDHYFCGRETAYCIPHGAASVSADTLMPQAQRLPEILFSGTYYDPQKTAARLQRLPAESASFVNGLLELVARREDVALTDAAWEMLAASPLPPDQQLATYVELLKIFVWLDQHHIAVRRRYLLDRLVEARLPLHLYGAHWEDSPYIHHPSVHIHPPLPANEMIARFARSAILLNMVPSFPSGSHERVFQALQAEAVCATHAGVYMREHFDADAYLAYTWSDPESLIVGLRNLLRDADQRDALVEKARKKAPEHTWAARARALLTVLNDE, from the coding sequence TTGCGACAGCTCTGTGATGAGTGGGTGATGCCGTCCGGTGCAGCTGAACAGTCAGCGCAGCCGATTGACTTGCTTTTTTTTAATGGCTACATTGCCGCTATGAATTCAGAAAACGAAACAAGTACCTATGTTTCCCGTTCGAACGGGAAAAGCGATGCTGCATCTGTTCCCGATATTCTTTTATTTCAAGATTCGTCGCAATACGATGTCCTCGCCGGATTTTCGCAGTCTCTTGGGCTGGGTTTGGCCGCTCTGGGTGCTTCGGTGCATTATCTTGATTTTCGAACCACTCCGCCGCCGCGAATCTACGAAACCATTCTGCGCATAAAGCCGCGCTATATTGTGGCGTTTAATGCGATTGGCTACGATTTGGAATGGCAGGGACAGTCGCTTTATGACCAATGCGGTATTACTTTTGTTGCCTGGCTGGTGGATCATCCTATGTATCATGTTCCGCGACTCGTCCGGCCCGTGAGGCATCGTCGCATTGTGTGTGTAGACCCGTCCCATCTACGATTCATCGATCACTATTTCTGTGGACGTGAAACCGCTTATTGTATTCCCCATGGCGCGGCATCTGTTTCCGCCGATACCCTTATGCCGCAGGCGCAGCGATTGCCCGAAATCCTGTTCAGCGGCACCTACTACGATCCTCAAAAGACGGCGGCCCGCCTGCAGCGCCTTCCAGCTGAATCGGCATCCTTTGTCAATGGACTTCTTGAGCTGGTTGCCCGCCGGGAGGATGTGGCTCTTACCGATGCCGCATGGGAGATGCTGGCCGCCAGTCCCCTGCCTCCAGATCAGCAGCTTGCGACCTATGTGGAGCTTCTGAAGATTTTCGTATGGCTGGATCAGCATCACATTGCTGTCAGGCGACGCTACCTGCTTGACCGGCTGGTGGAGGCCCGTTTACCGCTTCATCTTTATGGTGCGCACTGGGAGGACTCCCCCTATATCCATCATCCGTCTGTGCATATTCACCCGCCGCTTCCGGCCAATGAAATGATTGCCCGGTTTGCTCGATCCGCTATCCTGCTCAACATGGTGCCCAGTTTCCCCTCAGGAAGCCATGAGCGGGTGTTTCAGGCCCTTCAAGCGGAGGCCGTGTGTGCGACCCATGCAGGAGTCTATATGCGGGAGCATTTTGATGCGGATGCCTATCTTGCCTACACCTGGAGCGATCCAGAATCGCTGATTGTCGGCCTCCGGAACCTGCTTCGTGATGCGGATCAGCGCGACGCTCTGGTCGAAAAAGCCCGCAAAAAAGCACCGGAACACACATGGGCCGCACGAGCTCGTGCGTTGCTGACGGTACTTAACGATGAATGA
- the hisB gene encoding imidazoleglycerol-phosphate dehydratase HisB, with translation MTNRIVKKARKTRETDIKLELNLDGSGTCTISTGVGFFDHMLECFGKHALFDLTVHCEGDLQVDDHHTVEDVGIVLGDALNEALGDRAGINRYGWCLLPMDESLSRVAVDLGGRPYLVYQIKHPDTHINMFNVGLIEEFWRAVSTQARMNLHIAELYGKDVHHVYESVFKGAARALQHACALNERVIGVPSSKGVL, from the coding sequence ATGACTAACCGTATTGTCAAAAAAGCGCGTAAAACACGTGAAACCGATATCAAACTCGAATTAAACCTGGATGGCTCCGGAACATGTACGATTTCCACCGGCGTCGGTTTTTTCGATCATATGCTGGAGTGTTTTGGTAAACATGCGCTCTTTGATCTGACCGTTCATTGTGAGGGGGACTTACAGGTGGATGACCATCATACCGTCGAAGATGTGGGTATTGTCCTGGGTGATGCGCTCAATGAAGCACTGGGCGACCGCGCCGGAATCAACCGCTACGGCTGGTGCCTGCTGCCCATGGACGAAAGCCTGTCGCGGGTGGCGGTGGACTTGGGTGGCCGTCCTTATCTTGTCTATCAAATCAAACATCCCGATACCCATATCAATATGTTTAACGTGGGCCTTATCGAAGAATTCTGGCGCGCCGTATCCACGCAGGCCCGAATGAATCTCCATATCGCCGAACTGTATGGAAAAGATGTCCATCATGTTTATGAATCCGTTTTCAAAGGAGCTGCTCGCGCCCTGCAACACGCCTGCGCCCTGAATGAACGCGTAATCGGCGTCCCCTCCAGCAAAGGGGTGCTCTAA
- a CDS encoding transposase, with the protein MGSMRRRRIKRDELAYYHCMTRVVGRQMLLGEAEKEHMRVLIRRVEGFSGVRVLTYALMTNHIHLLLEEPDRATVVDDGEL; encoded by the coding sequence ATGGGCAGCATGAGAAGACGAAGAATTAAACGAGATGAATTGGCGTATTATCACTGTATGACGCGGGTGGTGGGGCGTCAGATGTTGCTGGGCGAAGCGGAGAAGGAGCATATGCGTGTGCTTATTCGCCGAGTTGAGGGATTTTCGGGGGTGCGTGTGTTGACGTATGCGCTGATGACGAATCATATTCATTTGCTGCTGGAAGAGCCTGATCGGGCGACGGTGGTGGATGACGGGGAATTAT
- a CDS encoding ABC transporter ATP-binding protein produces the protein MSDAILSVQQLSVQFRDKIILDQISFSVSQGDYVSLIGPNGAGKSTLLQCLCGLIQPAKGKVFLDGVPLSEQTPRQRARCVSYVPQLMQQPMGLTVGEFVLTARYAHMQSLLQDYSLEDQAVADRCIGQAGLSSLTSRLMDTLSGGERQLAFIAAALAQQTPLLLLDEPFAFLDYTHIKAVCDLIRREQQNRSLTVVAVHHNVEMAHRLSDSILALKQGHTLFFGTEEAMETDRVLERLFDVPFIYGTHQKQGRFVRADMGF, from the coding sequence ATGTCGGACGCCATTTTATCTGTGCAACAGCTGAGCGTGCAGTTTCGAGACAAGATTATTCTGGATCAGATTTCTTTTTCGGTATCCCAGGGTGATTATGTGTCGCTTATCGGGCCCAATGGCGCGGGAAAATCGACGTTGCTTCAATGTTTGTGCGGTCTGATTCAGCCCGCAAAAGGGAAGGTGTTTTTGGATGGTGTTCCTTTGTCTGAACAGACGCCGCGGCAGCGTGCGCGATGTGTCAGTTATGTTCCGCAGCTTATGCAGCAGCCTATGGGATTGACGGTGGGTGAGTTTGTTCTAACTGCACGATATGCCCATATGCAAAGCCTCCTGCAGGATTACTCCCTGGAGGATCAGGCTGTTGCCGATCGATGCATCGGGCAGGCCGGATTAAGTTCGTTGACTTCGCGTCTTATGGACACCTTGAGCGGGGGAGAACGTCAGCTGGCATTTATCGCCGCCGCACTGGCGCAGCAGACCCCGCTGTTATTGCTGGATGAACCTTTTGCCTTTCTCGATTATACCCATATTAAAGCGGTGTGTGATCTTATCAGACGGGAACAGCAGAATCGGTCGCTCACGGTGGTGGCCGTGCATCATAATGTCGAGATGGCGCACCGTTTATCCGACTCGATCCTGGCGTTGAAACAGGGGCATACGCTGTTTTTTGGGACGGAAGAGGCTATGGAGACGGATCGTGTGCTGGAGCGCCTGTTCGATGTTCCATTTATTTATGGCACCCATCAGAAGCAGGGACGATTTGTGCGTGCTGATATGGGGTTCTGA
- a CDS encoding 2,3-diketo-5-methylthio-1-phosphopentane phosphatase, protein MTAISARKILVSDFDGTMTRHDFYDLVCERFPETQSHVFWQQYIDGKCTHFEALAQIFSRIRCPESVLWEVMDDMELDPALPEVLQTLQAHGWQVKVASAGCAWYIDRLFKRAGISLEVHANAGVFTPETGLTLSLPVHDPFLLRETGVDKCGIVQHALDNADVVAFAGDGRPDLSSALLVKPGMRFARGWLSGALSEQGEGYHPFSSWTQILEQLTQ, encoded by the coding sequence ATGACAGCTATTTCTGCTCGGAAAATATTGGTTTCGGATTTTGATGGAACCATGACCCGGCATGATTTTTATGATTTGGTTTGCGAACGATTTCCCGAAACACAGTCACATGTGTTCTGGCAGCAATATATTGACGGAAAATGCACGCATTTTGAGGCGCTGGCGCAGATCTTTTCCCGTATACGCTGCCCGGAATCGGTTTTGTGGGAAGTGATGGATGACATGGAGCTTGATCCGGCATTGCCCGAGGTGCTGCAAACTTTGCAGGCCCATGGCTGGCAGGTGAAGGTCGCATCTGCCGGATGCGCCTGGTATATCGACCGTCTTTTCAAACGTGCCGGTATTTCTTTGGAAGTACATGCCAATGCGGGGGTCTTTACTCCGGAAACCGGTTTGACGCTGTCTTTGCCGGTACACGATCCCTTTCTTTTACGCGAAACCGGCGTCGATAAATGCGGCATTGTTCAGCATGCACTGGATAATGCCGACGTGGTGGCTTTCGCCGGCGATGGAAGGCCTGATTTGTCTTCTGCGTTGCTTGTAAAGCCGGGGATGCGCTTTGCACGAGGCTGGTTAAGTGGCGCCTTGTCAGAACAAGGCGAAGGATATCATCCGTTTTCTTCTTGGACACAAATTTTGGAACAATTGACGCAATAA
- a CDS encoding VUT family protein translates to MNEWLWVLMMALNFGTILCFYRLFGKAGLFAWVPLAVIVANIQVLKTVKLFGLEATLGNIVYATSFLVTDILSENYGRKDAARAVLLGFLSLLVMTVMMNLALRFVPASSDFAQPALATIFSIMPRIALASVAAFLVAQFHDVWAYHLWRKHFPATRHIWIRNNASTVVSQLLDTMIFTGVAFWGVFERGVLIQIFITTALLKIIVAGCDTPFVYIARWMHDTGRVGSSLLEKTGQIME, encoded by the coding sequence ATGAATGAATGGCTGTGGGTCCTGATGATGGCCCTGAACTTTGGTACGATATTGTGTTTTTACCGTCTCTTTGGAAAGGCCGGACTGTTTGCATGGGTGCCGCTGGCGGTGATCGTTGCCAATATTCAGGTGCTTAAAACGGTGAAGCTGTTTGGATTAGAGGCGACGCTGGGGAATATCGTGTATGCCACGTCGTTTCTGGTCACCGATATCCTCTCTGAAAATTATGGCAGGAAAGATGCCGCCCGAGCAGTCTTGCTGGGCTTTTTATCTTTATTGGTCATGACGGTGATGATGAATCTGGCGTTGCGTTTTGTTCCTGCGTCATCGGATTTCGCTCAGCCGGCTCTGGCGACGATCTTTTCGATCATGCCCCGTATTGCGCTGGCCAGTGTGGCCGCTTTTCTGGTGGCACAGTTTCATGATGTCTGGGCCTATCATTTATGGCGTAAACACTTCCCAGCAACCAGGCATATCTGGATCAGAAACAATGCCAGCACGGTGGTGAGCCAGTTGCTGGATACTATGATTTTTACCGGTGTGGCTTTTTGGGGCGTTTTTGAGCGCGGTGTGCTGATTCAAATCTTTATTACGACGGCATTGTTGAAGATTATTGTCGCCGGCTGCGATACACCCTTTGTGTATATCGCCCGCTGGATGCATGATACGGGGCGGGTCGGCAGTTCTTTATTGGAAAAAACCGGCCAAATAATGGAATAA